One stretch of Streptococcus australis DNA includes these proteins:
- the gap gene encoding type I glyceraldehyde-3-phosphate dehydrogenase, with product MVVKVGINGFGRIGRLAFRRIQNVEGVEVTRINDLTDPVMLAHLLKYDTTQGRFDGTVEVKEGGFEVNGKFVKVSAERDPEQIDWANDGVEIVLEATGFFAKKAAAEKHLHAGGAKKVVITAPGGNDVKTVVFNTNHDVLDGTETVISGASCTTNCLAPMAKALQDNFGVVEGLMTTIHAYTGDQMILDGPHRGGDLRRARAGAANIVPNSTGAAKAIGLVIPELNGKLDGSAQRVPTPTGSVTELVAVLEKNVTVDEVNAAMKAASNESYGYTEDPIVSSDIVGMSYGSLFDATQTKVLDVDGKQLVKVVSWYDNEMSYTAQLVRTLEYFAKIAK from the coding sequence ATGGTAGTTAAAGTTGGTATTAACGGTTTCGGACGTATCGGTCGTCTTGCTTTCCGCCGTATCCAAAACGTAGAAGGTGTTGAAGTTACTCGCATCAACGACCTTACAGATCCAGTTATGCTTGCACACTTGTTGAAATACGACACAACTCAAGGTCGTTTCGACGGTACTGTAGAAGTTAAAGAAGGTGGATTCGAAGTTAACGGTAAATTCGTTAAAGTTTCTGCAGAACGTGATCCAGAACAAATCGACTGGGCTAACGACGGTGTAGAAATCGTTCTTGAAGCTACTGGTTTCTTCGCTAAGAAAGCAGCTGCTGAAAAACACTTGCACGCTGGTGGAGCTAAAAAAGTTGTTATCACTGCTCCTGGTGGAAACGACGTTAAAACAGTTGTATTTAACACTAACCACGACGTTCTTGACGGTACTGAAACAGTTATCTCAGGTGCTTCATGTACTACAAACTGCTTGGCTCCAATGGCTAAAGCTCTTCAAGACAACTTCGGTGTTGTAGAAGGATTGATGACTACTATCCACGCTTACACTGGTGACCAAATGATCCTTGACGGACCACACCGTGGTGGTGACCTTCGCCGTGCTCGCGCTGGTGCTGCAAACATCGTTCCTAACTCAACTGGTGCTGCTAAAGCTATCGGTCTTGTAATCCCAGAATTGAACGGTAAACTTGATGGATCTGCACAACGCGTTCCAACTCCAACTGGATCAGTTACTGAATTGGTAGCAGTTCTTGAAAAGAACGTTACTGTTGATGAAGTGAACGCAGCTATGAAAGCAGCTTCAAACGAATCATACGGTTACACAGAAGATCCAATCGTATCTTCAGATATCGTAGGTATGTCTTACGGTTCATTGTTTGACGCAACTCAAACTAAAGTTCTTGATGTTGACGGTAAACAATTGGTTAAAGTTGTATCATGGTACGACAACGAAATGTCATACACTGCACAACTTGTTCGTACTCTTGAATACTTCGCGAAAATCGCTAAATAA